One segment of Primulina tabacum isolate GXHZ01 chromosome 6, ASM2559414v2, whole genome shotgun sequence DNA contains the following:
- the LOC142549084 gene encoding uncharacterized protein LOC142549084 has translation MEEKQLNFNQPFLSVRRNSPTVNSEKEEREKTHHSFSGIPRLTSRAPELKSGPFSNPGSVPFLWEQTPGLPKEERKQKTQIFLRPPVAPNLPPGRDPKASQHDSRKHFPSGSDEIPRLFKNGMLLDENAKNFESGKEKAAEESSESGDSDEAFTDALDTLSRTESFFLNCSMSGVSGFDNLDVKLKPSGSFSMDPRTREFMMDRFLPAAKAMTSEAPHYAPRKHVVQEQPQQLKKILLQDQPSLRYGPDFAKRYSHFLDDQEEESDEESNYCQRPNLRSVCGLLPRFCFKNSLCRLNPLPTMSMRSRVTQSPGYKMQPSSSSSGSYSETEALKSDVSEPRPIDKIQTVELNENKNRLRNDQSHSHSRKGSAYFDAPLSFLEEKNVLIVAQETKNTDIKDIGFRKNGCKTFGELLAGNESPNELNSESPVVEKTLYVDTVHKVESPKKIPSPDMKETLDSSLEVFNKLDTRNGEQKRLPLAHEFGDSIVEYSIDTNDLELYSTKTEDVLVEKKQATEVLEKILREKVTFEDSHQCHYEFPPLPKSPSDSWLWRTLPAAPRKTITRRSYHVDDTKTRSCGLKATEGDFTTIKRQQSRCSEEPLTPIPEK, from the exons ATGGAGGAGAAGCAGTTGAATTTCAATCAACCATTTTTATCAGTAAGAAGAAACTCGCCTACAGTGAACTCAGaaaaagaagagagagagaaaaCCCACCATTCTTTCTCGGGTATTCCTAGGCTAACTTCTCGTGCACCAGAACTGAAATCTGGTCCTTTTAGTAATCCCGGGTCTGTTCCATTTCTATGGGAACAGACTCCGGGACTACCGAAGGAAGAGAGGAAACAGAAAACTCAAATCTTTTTGAGGCCTCCAGTTGCCCCAAACCTTCCTCCGGGACGAGATCCGAAGGCTAGCCAGCATGATTCTCGAAAACATTTTCCGAGTGGTAGTGATGAAATCCCTCGACTTTTCAAGAATGGAATGCTTCTTGACGAAAATGCTAAGAATTTTGAGAGTGGTAAAGAGAAAGCAGCGGAGGAGAGTTCCGAGTCGGGGGATAGTGATGAAGCATTTACTGATGCACTTGATACACTTTCACGAACCGAATCATTTTTCTTGAATTGTAGTATGAGTGGTGTAAGTGGCTTCGATAATCTAGACGTGAAGCTGAAACCATCGGGAAGCTTTTCGATGGATCCACGTACTCGTGAGTTTATGATGGATAGGTTTCTGCCTGCGGCAAAAGCAATGACATCAGAGGCGCCTCATTATGCACCAAGAAAACACGTAGTTCAAGAACAACCACAGCAattaaagaaaatacttttgcaAGATCAGCCTTCCCTTCGTTACGGACCTGATTTTGCAAAGCGCTATTCCCATTTTCTTGATGATCAAGAAGAAGAGAGCGATGAAGAGAGCAACTATTGTCAACGTCCAAATTTGCGTTCAGTTTGTGGGTTGTTACCTCGgttttgtttcaagaattccCTTTGCCGTTTAAATCCTTTGCCTACAATGAGCATGAGATCCCGAGTAACACAATCTCCCGGGTATAAAATGCAACCTAGTTCCTCATCATCTGGTTCTTACAGTGAGACAGAGGCG CTGAAATCTGATGTTTCAGAACCGAGACCCATCGATAAAATTCAAACAGTTGAACTTAATGAGAATAAGAACAGATTGAGAAATGATCAAAGCCATTCACACAGCCGAAAGGGATCGGCATATTTCGATGCACCTTTGTCCTTTCTTGAAGAGAAAAATGTCCTCATCGTTGCTCAAGAAACAAAGAACACCGATATTAAGGACATCGGATTTCGTAAGAATGGCTGCAAAACCTTCGGGGAGCTTTTGGCTGGCAATGAAAGTCCAAATGAATTAAACTCAGAATCACCTGTTGTCGAGAAAACTCTATACGTAGACACTGTTCATAAAGTGGAATCCCCCAAAAAGATTCCATCCCCAGATATGAAAGAGACATTAGATTCATCACTTGAGGTTTTCAACAAGTTGGATACTAGGAATGGGGAACAGAAACGTCTTCCCCTTGCTCACGAATTCGGGGACTCCATAGTTGAATATTCGATTGACACAAATGATCTTGAGCTTTACTCAACCAAGACCGAAGATGTACTAGTGGAGAAAAAACAAGCAACTGAGGTTTTAGAAAAGATACTGCGGGAAAAAGTAACTTTCGAAGACTCTCATCAATGCCACTATGAGTTCCCACCGTTGCCTAAATCTCCATCAGATTCTTGGCTTTGGCGTACTTTGCCTGCTGCACCAAGAAAAACTATAACTCGACGTTCATATCATGTCGACGACACAAAGACTCGAAGCTGTGGTTTAAAGGCAACAGAAGGCGATTTTACAACGATCAAGCGTCAGCAGTCGCGGTGTTCTGAG GAACCGCTGACTCCTATACCAGAAAAGTAG